In Cryptosporangium minutisporangium, the following proteins share a genomic window:
- the malQ gene encoding 4-alpha-glucanotransferase, whose product MGAQTAANDSIDPDLAALAAAHGVATEYVGSTGRPVTVTASTVVAVLGALGVAADTPEAIAASLADAELTPWRRLLPPTVVVTADEPATVVVRAPAGGSLSARVRTEDGAEVTATASADVTEARDVDGVPHEARTVTLPALPPGWHRLSVSTGTGSTGSGSTGAGTAEAVLVAAPARVPYPADAGRVWGWMLQLYALRSAESWGLGDYGDLRELVTWSGAELGAGTVVCNPLHAPSPVLPLENSPYYPSSRRFRSPLYLRITDTPEYRAASPEQQAAADALRPEAPADRIVRDPVWTAKLAALELLFDLARSGERAAAVAAFRAEQGQGLEDFATFCALAEEHGVPWQSWPDELHHPAGDAVAAARTRLTDRIEFHAWLQFLCDEQLAAVGDAARAAGMPVGVVHDLAVGVDPGGADAWGLQDVLADGATIGAPPDSFNQQGQNWQLPPWNPRRLAEAGYGPYRDMLRAALRSAGGVRIDHVLGLFRLWWVPAGRSATEGTYVRYDPDAFLGVLALEAHRAGALVVGEDLGTVEPHVATALAARDVLGSNVLWFERDDPDPSVDVEGELPERPRPPAAWREGAAASVTTHDLPTAAGFLTGEHVRVRAELGVLGRSVDEELASAATERAALIGLLRSEGLLTGPDEPGQATEEAVLGLHALLVRTPCRMVLAAPGDAVGDLRQPNLPGTMDEYPNWRLPLAVPGDAPEEHRPVTLEEFVSSPRVRRFAAVLAQVRRR is encoded by the coding sequence GTGGGTGCACAGACGGCAGCAAATGACAGCATCGACCCGGACCTGGCCGCGCTGGCCGCCGCACACGGCGTCGCCACCGAGTACGTCGGGTCGACCGGACGACCGGTGACCGTCACCGCGTCCACGGTCGTCGCCGTGCTCGGCGCGCTCGGGGTCGCGGCGGACACGCCCGAGGCGATCGCGGCGTCGCTCGCCGACGCCGAGCTGACCCCTTGGCGGCGGCTGCTGCCGCCGACCGTCGTCGTGACTGCGGACGAGCCGGCCACCGTCGTGGTCCGCGCCCCGGCGGGTGGGTCGCTGTCCGCGCGCGTCCGCACCGAGGACGGGGCCGAGGTCACTGCCACTGCCTCAGCGGACGTGACGGAGGCGCGCGACGTCGACGGGGTGCCGCACGAGGCGCGCACCGTGACGCTGCCCGCGTTGCCGCCCGGCTGGCACCGGCTGTCGGTCTCCACCGGGACCGGGTCGACCGGGAGCGGGTCGACCGGGGCTGGGACCGCCGAGGCCGTGTTGGTGGCCGCACCGGCCCGGGTGCCGTACCCGGCGGACGCCGGCCGGGTCTGGGGCTGGATGCTCCAGCTGTACGCGCTGCGCAGCGCCGAGTCGTGGGGGCTGGGCGACTACGGCGACCTGCGCGAGCTGGTCACCTGGAGCGGCGCCGAGCTGGGCGCCGGGACCGTCGTCTGCAACCCGCTGCACGCGCCGTCGCCGGTGCTGCCACTGGAGAACTCGCCCTACTACCCGTCGAGCCGGCGCTTCCGGAGCCCGCTGTACCTGCGGATCACCGACACGCCCGAGTACCGGGCCGCGTCGCCGGAGCAGCAGGCCGCGGCGGACGCCCTGCGCCCGGAGGCGCCCGCCGATCGGATCGTGCGCGACCCGGTGTGGACCGCGAAGCTCGCGGCGTTGGAGCTGCTGTTCGACCTGGCGCGCTCCGGCGAGCGGGCCGCCGCCGTGGCCGCGTTCCGCGCCGAGCAGGGCCAGGGCCTGGAGGACTTCGCGACGTTCTGCGCGCTGGCCGAGGAGCACGGCGTCCCCTGGCAGTCCTGGCCGGACGAGCTGCACCACCCGGCCGGGGACGCGGTGGCCGCCGCGCGCACGCGGCTGACCGACCGGATCGAGTTCCACGCCTGGCTGCAGTTCCTCTGCGACGAGCAGCTCGCCGCGGTGGGGGACGCCGCCCGTGCGGCGGGGATGCCGGTCGGCGTCGTCCACGACCTCGCGGTCGGCGTCGACCCTGGCGGCGCCGACGCGTGGGGCCTGCAGGACGTGCTGGCCGACGGTGCGACGATCGGCGCGCCGCCGGACTCGTTCAACCAGCAGGGCCAGAACTGGCAGCTGCCGCCGTGGAACCCGCGACGCCTGGCTGAGGCCGGGTACGGCCCGTACCGGGACATGCTCCGGGCGGCGCTGCGGTCGGCCGGCGGTGTCCGCATCGACCACGTCCTCGGGCTGTTCCGGCTCTGGTGGGTACCGGCCGGGCGCTCGGCGACCGAAGGGACGTACGTCCGCTACGACCCGGATGCGTTCCTCGGCGTGCTCGCGCTGGAGGCTCACCGCGCCGGCGCGCTGGTGGTCGGCGAGGACCTGGGCACGGTCGAGCCGCACGTCGCCACCGCACTGGCCGCGCGCGACGTCCTCGGCAGCAACGTGCTCTGGTTCGAGCGGGACGACCCCGATCCGTCCGTCGACGTCGAAGGTGAACTGCCGGAGCGACCGCGGCCGCCGGCCGCGTGGCGGGAAGGCGCCGCGGCGAGCGTCACCACGCACGACCTGCCGACCGCGGCCGGGTTCCTCACCGGGGAGCACGTCCGGGTCCGAGCCGAGCTGGGCGTGCTGGGCCGCTCGGTCGACGAGGAGCTGGCGAGCGCGGCGACCGAGCGGGCGGCCCTGATCGGGCTATTGCGGTCCGAGGGGTTGCTGACTGGCCCCGACGAGCCGGGGCAGGCGACTGAGGAGGCGGTGCTCGGGCTGCACGCGCTGCTGGTCCGGACGCCGTGCCGGATGGTGCTCGCCGCCCCCGGAGACGCCGTCGGCGACCTCCGGCAGCCGAACCTGCCCGGCACCATGGACGAGTACCCGAACTGGCGGCTGCCGCTCGCGGTGCCGGGCGACGCCCCGGAGGAGCACCGGCCGGTGACGCTGGAGGAGTTCGTCTCCTCCCCCCGCGTCCGCCGCTTCGCCGCCGTCCTGGCCCAGGTCCGCAGGCGCTGA